A window of the Polaribacter batillariae genome harbors these coding sequences:
- the argS gene encoding arginine--tRNA ligase → MNIQNTIETKVKEGFLALYNVEIPTVEFQATRKEFEGDITVVVFPMLRYKKGNPVQIGEDLGKYVVENVPEITHYNVVKGFLNLVINDGFYTKLFNTIYNDATFGFVSPKADEKAVMVEYSSPNTNKPLHLGHVRNNLLGYSVAEIIKAAGKKVYKTQIINDRGIHICKSMLAWEKFGNGETPENTGLKGDKLVGNYYVKFDQEYKKEIAQLIAEGKTEEEAKKQAPLLLEAQKMLQDWENEKPQVVDLWKTMNNWVYNGFDVTYKNMGVNFDTLYYESDTYLLGKDVVAQGLEKGVFYKKEDGSVWCDLTDDGLDEKIVLRADGTAVYMTQDIGTAIQRVKDFPDVGGMVYTVGNEQDYHFQVLFLILKKLGFDWAKQLHHLSYGMVDLPSGKMKSREGTVVDADDLMVEMTATAKEISEELGKLDGYSDEEKAELYKTIGLGALKYFVLKVDPKKRILFDPKNSVDFQGNTGPFIQYTYARIQSIIRKADFNYNVISSEVEISLHEKEKELLKQLELFPETIQQAATNYSPAIIANYTYDLVKEFNSFYQNVPILGEDNQDKKVFRVRLSKKVADTIKQAFSLLGIDVPERM, encoded by the coding sequence ATGAATATTCAAAACACCATAGAAACCAAAGTAAAAGAAGGTTTTTTAGCATTATATAACGTAGAAATTCCTACTGTGGAATTTCAAGCAACCAGAAAAGAATTCGAAGGAGATATTACAGTCGTCGTTTTTCCAATGTTGCGCTACAAAAAAGGAAATCCAGTTCAAATAGGAGAAGATTTAGGAAAATATGTTGTTGAAAATGTTCCAGAAATTACCCATTACAATGTTGTAAAAGGTTTTTTAAACTTGGTAATTAACGATGGTTTTTACACAAAACTCTTCAATACGATTTATAATGATGCAACATTTGGTTTTGTTTCGCCAAAGGCGGATGAAAAAGCTGTAATGGTAGAATATTCTTCGCCAAACACCAACAAACCTTTACACTTAGGGCATGTTCGTAATAATTTGTTAGGCTATTCTGTTGCCGAAATTATAAAAGCAGCAGGTAAAAAAGTGTATAAAACCCAAATTATTAACGATAGAGGAATTCATATTTGTAAATCGATGTTGGCTTGGGAAAAATTTGGGAATGGAGAAACTCCAGAAAATACGGGTTTAAAAGGCGATAAATTGGTTGGAAATTACTACGTAAAATTCGACCAAGAATATAAAAAGGAAATCGCTCAATTAATTGCCGAAGGAAAAACAGAGGAAGAAGCAAAAAAACAAGCCCCTCTTTTATTGGAGGCTCAAAAAATGCTTCAAGATTGGGAAAATGAAAAACCTCAAGTCGTTGACTTGTGGAAAACCATGAACAATTGGGTTTACAACGGTTTTGATGTTACTTACAAAAACATGGGTGTAAATTTTGATACGTTATATTACGAAAGCGACACTTATTTATTAGGAAAAGATGTAGTTGCACAAGGGTTAGAAAAAGGTGTTTTCTATAAAAAAGAAGATGGTTCTGTTTGGTGCGATTTAACAGATGATGGATTAGATGAAAAAATTGTATTGCGTGCAGACGGAACAGCTGTTTATATGACGCAAGATATTGGAACAGCCATACAACGTGTAAAAGATTTTCCAGACGTAGGTGGCATGGTATATACTGTTGGAAATGAGCAAGATTATCATTTTCAAGTTTTGTTTTTAATATTAAAGAAATTAGGGTTTGATTGGGCAAAACAATTGCATCATTTAAGTTACGGAATGGTAGATTTACCTTCTGGAAAAATGAAATCGAGAGAAGGAACTGTGGTAGATGCTGATGATTTAATGGTAGAAATGACAGCTACAGCCAAAGAAATATCGGAAGAATTAGGAAAATTAGATGGGTATTCTGACGAAGAAAAAGCTGAGTTATACAAAACCATAGGTTTGGGTGCTTTAAAATATTTTGTTTTAAAAGTGGATCCGAAAAAAAGAATTTTATTTGACCCAAAAAATTCTGTAGATTTTCAAGGAAATACGGGACCTTTTATACAATATACTTATGCAAGAATTCAATCTATCATTAGAAAAGCAGATTTTAATTACAATGTTATATCGAGCGAAGTCGAGATATCTCTACACGAAAAAGAGAAAGAATTATTGAAACAATTGGAGTTATTTCCTGAAACGATTCAGCAAGCGGCTACCAATTATTCGCCAGCAATTATTGCCAATTATACGTACGATTTGGTAAAGGAATTTAATTCATTTTACCAAAATGTGCCTATTTTAGGAGAAGATAATCAAGATAAAAAAGTATTTAGAGTTCGGTTATCTAAAAAAGTAGCTGATACTATAAAACAAGCATTTTCTTTATTAGGAATCGATGTTCCAGAGAGAATGTAA
- a CDS encoding ATP-binding protein, which yields MKKEIERAVINLVNKKAQPNKVILLVGARRVGKTRFIKKYIANFAATKVLKLNGEDLDDVELLARRSVANYKRLLKNIDLLAIDEAQHIPNIGFILKLIIDEINGIKIIVTGSSMFDLNNQLGEPLVGRKYTIFMYPLSQIEFSKYENYKITSEKLEERLLFGGYPELVHLDNWQEKEEYLYEIINDYLLKDILIFQNIKKADKIYNLLRLLAFQVGNEVSLSELGNQLQISKNTVESYLDLLAKVFVVFKVEGFSKNLRKEVTKSSKWYFYDVGIRNALIKNFNLLQNRNDVGQIWENYLIVERLKKQEYQRKVANNYFWRTYDQQELDWLEEKAEKLNAFEFKWNTYKKVKIPTAFNKAYTDASFDVITKENYLDFIL from the coding sequence ATGAAAAAAGAGATAGAAAGAGCTGTAATTAATCTAGTTAACAAAAAAGCTCAACCAAACAAAGTAATTTTATTAGTAGGCGCAAGACGTGTTGGAAAAACAAGGTTTATAAAAAAATACATTGCTAATTTTGCTGCTACTAAAGTTTTAAAATTAAATGGTGAAGATTTAGATGACGTTGAATTATTAGCCAGAAGAAGTGTAGCAAATTATAAGCGTTTATTAAAAAACATTGATTTATTAGCCATTGATGAAGCGCAACACATACCTAATATTGGTTTTATTTTAAAATTAATTATAGATGAGATTAATGGCATAAAAATAATTGTTACTGGTAGTTCTATGTTCGATTTAAACAATCAATTAGGCGAACCTTTAGTGGGTAGAAAATACACAATTTTTATGTATCCATTAAGTCAGATAGAGTTTTCTAAATACGAAAATTATAAAATTACTTCAGAAAAATTAGAAGAAAGATTACTTTTTGGAGGATATCCAGAGTTGGTTCATTTAGATAATTGGCAAGAAAAAGAAGAATATTTATATGAAATTATAAATGATTACTTGTTAAAAGACATTTTAATATTCCAAAATATAAAAAAAGCAGATAAAATTTACAACTTACTTAGATTGTTGGCTTTTCAGGTAGGCAATGAAGTTTCTTTGAGTGAATTGGGGAATCAGCTTCAAATTTCTAAAAATACAGTTGAAAGTTATTTAGATTTACTAGCCAAAGTATTTGTAGTTTTTAAGGTTGAGGGATTTAGTAAAAATCTAAGAAAAGAGGTTACAAAATCGAGTAAATGGTATTTTTATGATGTTGGTATTAGAAATGCATTAATTAAAAACTTTAATCTTTTACAAAACAGAAATGATGTTGGACAGATTTGGGAAAATTATCTCATTGTAGAGCGTTTAAAAAAACAAGAATACCAAAGAAAAGTTGCTAACAATTATTTTTGGAGAACTTATGACCAACAAGAACTAGATTGGTTAGAGGAAAAAGCAGAAAAACTAAATGCTTTTGAGTTTAAATGGAATACATATAAAAAAGTAAAAATTCCTACAGCTTTTAATAAAGCCTACACAGATGCAAGTTTTGATGTGATTACTAAAGAAAATTATTTAGATTTTATTTTGTAA